One Vallitalea pronyensis genomic region harbors:
- a CDS encoding electron transfer flavoprotein subunit beta/FixA family protein, translating into MKIIVCIKQVPNTNEVRINNETGTLIRDGVESIINPDDMNALEEALRIKDSRDDVHVTVITMGPSQADSALREALAMGVDEAILISDRAFAGSDTWATATVLASAIKKMDGYDIIFCGRQAIDGDTAQVGPEIAEFLDIPQITYVKALKVEDDKVIATRAYEEGSFIIACKMPVLLTAIKELNEPRFMDLRLIYKAYSPDADYKIWTADDIEVDRTQIGVKNSPTKVYKTFVPVKEFNGKQITGNPKDVAAKCVEEIDQLNIL; encoded by the coding sequence ATGAAGATCATTGTTTGTATTAAACAAGTGCCCAATACCAATGAGGTACGTATTAATAACGAAACAGGGACGTTAATTAGAGATGGTGTAGAAAGTATTATTAATCCAGATGATATGAATGCATTAGAAGAAGCATTAAGGATAAAAGACAGTAGAGATGATGTGCATGTGACAGTAATAACCATGGGACCATCTCAAGCAGATTCAGCATTAAGAGAAGCCTTAGCCATGGGTGTAGATGAAGCTATACTCATTTCAGATAGAGCTTTTGCCGGTTCAGACACTTGGGCTACGGCAACGGTTTTGGCATCAGCCATCAAGAAGATGGATGGATACGATATCATATTCTGTGGCAGACAAGCCATCGATGGAGACACGGCGCAGGTTGGACCAGAAATAGCAGAGTTCTTAGATATTCCACAAATCACCTATGTGAAAGCGTTAAAAGTGGAGGATGATAAAGTCATAGCCACAAGAGCTTATGAAGAAGGAAGTTTTATCATTGCATGTAAAATGCCTGTTTTATTAACAGCTATTAAAGAATTGAATGAACCAAGGTTTATGGATTTAAGACTTATTTATAAAGCCTATAGCCCAGATGCAGATTATAAAATATGGACAGCCGATGATATTGAAGTAGACAGAACACAAATTGGTGTCAAAAATTCACCCACAAAAGTGTACAAAACCTTTGTGCCTGTAAAGGAATTCAACGGAAAGCAGATTACGGGTAATCCAAAAGATGTAGCCGCTAAATGTGTGGAAGAAATTGACCAATTAAATATATTATAG
- a CDS encoding acyl-CoA dehydrogenase family protein, protein MDFKLTKEQEMVTLAARRFAKEICEPIAEEIDREHRFPRETFDLLTKYGFVAMGFPTEYGGTGNDKIAQLIVVQEIAKVCAATSSILSIHQGMVNCLLKFGNPEQKDKYLRPLLCDGVVGAFALTEDNAGSDASNIQTTAIEDGDSYIINGTKRFITGAGQAGLYIVLAYTEPEKKTRGITAFIVDPEIEGFSVGKIENKMGICASHTGELVFENVKVPKENILGKYNQGFKIALTSIDEARVLTVGAQSLGIAEGALDLAVEYAKNRVQFGKPVAKQQGLQWYLAEMATKIEAAKWMTYYAAQMIQEGKRISKESAMVKLFTSETARYVVERALQIHGGYGYMKDYAIERMYRDVKITELYEGTNEIQKLVIARAVIN, encoded by the coding sequence ATGGATTTTAAACTGACCAAAGAACAAGAAATGGTCACACTAGCAGCTAGAAGATTTGCAAAAGAAATATGTGAACCTATAGCAGAAGAAATTGATAGGGAACATCGTTTTCCCAGGGAAACATTTGATCTATTAACCAAGTATGGTTTTGTAGCCATGGGATTTCCTACAGAGTATGGTGGAACAGGTAATGATAAGATTGCGCAGTTAATTGTGGTTCAAGAAATTGCTAAGGTATGTGCAGCGACTTCCTCCATATTATCCATTCACCAAGGGATGGTCAACTGTTTATTGAAATTCGGTAATCCTGAGCAAAAAGATAAATATCTCAGACCACTCTTATGTGATGGTGTGGTTGGGGCGTTTGCTTTAACGGAAGACAATGCAGGTTCAGATGCATCCAATATTCAGACCACAGCTATTGAAGATGGTGATAGCTATATTATCAATGGCACGAAACGCTTTATAACTGGAGCAGGTCAGGCAGGTTTATACATCGTATTGGCTTATACAGAACCTGAAAAGAAAACAAGAGGTATCACAGCGTTCATTGTTGATCCCGAAATAGAAGGTTTTTCAGTGGGTAAAATTGAAAATAAAATGGGTATATGTGCTTCCCATACCGGTGAGTTGGTATTTGAAAATGTTAAAGTTCCCAAAGAGAACATCTTAGGCAAGTACAACCAAGGATTTAAAATTGCACTGACCAGTATCGATGAGGCAAGGGTATTAACAGTTGGTGCCCAAAGTTTAGGTATAGCAGAAGGAGCCTTAGATTTAGCTGTTGAGTATGCTAAAAACAGAGTACAATTTGGAAAACCAGTAGCAAAGCAGCAAGGTCTGCAATGGTATTTAGCAGAAATGGCAACAAAAATAGAAGCGGCTAAATGGATGACGTACTATGCAGCCCAAATGATACAGGAAGGTAAAAGAATAAGCAAAGAGTCAGCCATGGTTAAACTGTTTACATCAGAAACAGCCAGATATGTTGTGGAAAGGGCGTTACAAATACATGGTGGTTATGGCTATATGAAAGATTATGCCATTGAAAGAATGTATCGCGATGTAAAAATCACAGAACTATATGAAGGTACCAACGAAATACAAAAGCTAGTCATAGCAAGAGCAGTCATCAACTAG